GGCTCTGTCATTTTCATCCATTAACATAATGTGTTCTGTTTATTCTCTCTTTGAATTATATATTCATATTGTGTATCAATGATAATTTTGACATTTGAtaacttttttaaatgcttttttaaagtcCTCATTAAATATTGTGTAGATAAGTGGATTTATGAGTGAGTTGAGGTATCCGAGCCAGGTCAGAAACGTGGCTATTTCATTGGATGGAGTAAAGTTCGAGCAGGTGTTAGCAATCACTTCATGAATAAAGAAGGGCAGCCAACAGATAACAAATGCCCCTATAATAAGGCCCAGGGTCATGGCTGCTTTCCTCTCACGTGTGCCTGAAATCCGGTGTCTTTTAATCGACCTCCCTCGAGACCGAACGTTTGGGCTTGTTGTAGTAATTCGCCCCCTTTCACATTCGGTAGAAGGTTCAGATAGTGACTTTTCAGGTGGACTGAGAGTTTCAGGACTAGGCTGTTCTCTGGGGATCTTGTGTCCGTTTGTCTCAATCTTTTTCAGATGGCTGGTCCCTCTTTTGTGGTAAAGAATTTGAGCTGCCCGGTATATCCTGTAGTAAAGGATGAGGATGACTAGAAGGGGTATGTAGAAGGCCCCGAATGTGGAGTAAATGGTAAAGGCAATGTGATCATGCTTAATCAGGCACTCTGTTTCGTTATCTGGTTTCCCATTGTGGTATCTCCAAAGCACTGGAGGTAGCGA
The Trichomycterus rosablanca isolate fTriRos1 chromosome 12, fTriRos1.hap1, whole genome shotgun sequence genome window above contains:
- the htr1fa gene encoding 5-hydroxytryptamine receptor 1F, with translation MDSNGTDGAGSTEGLGKISAGMILLSVILSVFAVLTTVLNSLVITAIIITRKLHHPANYLICSLAVTDLLVAILVMPFSIIYIVKETWVMGQVMCTIWLSVDVTCCTCSILHLAAIAVDRYRAITDAVEYSRKRTSWRAAVMIVIVWILSVLISLPPVLWRYHNGKPDNETECLIKHDHIAFTIYSTFGAFYIPLLVILILYYRIYRAAQILYHKRGTSHLKKIETNGHKIPREQPSPETLSPPEKSLSEPSTECERGRITTTSPNVRSRGRSIKRHRISGTRERKAAMTLGLIIGAFVICWLPFFIHEVIANTCSNFTPSNEIATFLTWLGYLNSLINPLIYTIFNEDFKKAFKKVIKCQNYH